Part of the Thermodesulfobacteriota bacterium genome, ATTATCAAAATAGAGAGCTTATGTGCAGCATCTACCCCATCAATATCAAAGGAAGGATCTGCCTCTGCGTATCCCTTTTCTTGGGCTTCTTTAAGCACATCCTCAAATTCATAACCATGATCTGTCATTGTCGATAATATATAATTTGAGGTTCCGTTCATAATGCCGTGTATTGATAAAATGTTATTTGCAGCATAGCTTTCCTGAGTAGATTTGATAATCGGAATGCCACCCCCAACGCTTGCCTCGAAGCCTACCTCAACGCCTTTCTTTGCGGCCTCGCCAAATATTTTCTTGCCATGGTGAGCAAGAAGAGCTTTATTTGCCGTTACGACATGCTTGCCGTTTTTAATGGATCCCATTACAAAATCATTTGCTATTCCCGTTCCGCCCACGAGCTCTACTACTATGTCTATTGAATCATCATTAATCAGATCCCAAGCGTCTTTGATAAGTTTTTTTTGAGGAAGCCTGATGGGTCTTTTTCGTTTGTGATCATTATCTGCGATCGTTTTTAAATTTAACTTTATTCCGGTTCTGTTCTCTATTATCTCTTTGTTCTGATTAAGTACCTTAATTACTCCGCACCCGACTGTACCTGCACCTATCAGCCCTATATTCACTACACTCATATAAATCTCCTTATTTCACAAGGTTTATCTCAAAAGTTTTAAAACAACGAAGTATACATCATTTTATTTGACTTTGAATAAAAGCGGACATAAATTATTACGCATCCTTGGGGCCGTAGCTCAGCTGGGAGAGCGCATGAATGGCATTCATGAGGTCGTCGGTTCGATCCCGATCGGCTCCACCAAATCTTCAAACATTTTCAAAAAATTTTATAAGATTATTTCGATTTGCTTTGGGCTAAAAGTTGCAGCAGATACTATCTCTGTTTACATGGACTAACGAGTACTATTGTCATATTGGAAAGTAGTAGAGCTAG contains:
- a CDS encoding homoserine dehydrogenase; the encoded protein is MSVVNIGLIGAGTVGCGVIKVLNQNKEIIENRTGIKLNLKTIADNDHKRKRPIRLPQKKLIKDAWDLINDDSIDIVVELVGGTGIANDFVMGSIKNGKHVVTANKALLAHHGKKIFGEAAKKGVEVGFEASVGGGIPIIKSTQESYAANNILSIHGIMNGTSNYILSTMTDHGYEFEDVLKEAQEKGYAEADPSFDIDGVDAAHKLSILIMLSFGTFLKFEKIHVEGIRNITSLDIAYADELGYKIKLLAIAKTREGGLEAGVYPALVRKGTQLADVSGAFNAIYVVGDAVGPTMLYGMGAGMMPTASAVVSDIIQVAKHLSLGNNHPSAPRPYGSNGGSELIKMSETSSKYYLRFQAADIPGILGNITSCLGKNNISIESVIQKSRHLGGG